Genomic window (Corynebacterium simulans):
CCCGGCTCCCCTATCGGTGCACGTCTACCGCCTGGTGTGGCGCCAAACGCTATTCTTGGGCCACAACCTCATCATCTGGCTGCTGCTCATCCTTATCTTCCCGCGTCACCTGGGTTGGGAGTTCTTCCTCTTCATCCCGGCACTTGGCCTCCTACTGGTCAACGGCGTGTGGGTAGCAATGTTCTTCGGCATCGTGGCAACCCGCTATCGCGACATTGCGCCACTGCTCGAGGCACTCACGCAGCTGCTGTTCTACGTCACGCCGATTGTCTGGATGACCAACACTTTGAAGGAGCAAGGCGGTGCCGTGGGCAACCGCGCTCGCATCGCAGAGATCAACCCGCTGTATCACTACATGGAGATCGTGCGTGCCCCCATGATCGGTGAGCCCGTCGCGGGCTACCACTGGCTTATCGTCATCGCGTGTACCGTCGTGGGCCTCCTCGTCGCCGGCCTAGCCATGCGCCAATGGCGTTTCCGCGTGAGCTACTGGGTATAGCGCAAGCTGCACGAAAGGATCTTCAACAATGGTTTCTATCGATACTTATAACGCTTGCGTGGACTTTCCCATCTTTGATGCCAAGTCCCGCTCCTTAAAGAAGGCCGTACTTTCCTCAGCCGGCGGTGCGATTGGCCAAAACTCCGACAAAACCGTCGTGGTTGAGGCCCTCAAAGACATCAACCTTCACCTCCGTGAAGGTGACCGCGTAGGTCTCGTGGGCCACAACGGCGCCGGCAAGTCCACGCTGCTGCGTCTGCTTTCTGGCATCTACGAGCCCACGCGCGGCACTGCCGACGTTCGCGGCCGCGTCGCCCCCGTCTTCGACTTGGGCGTGGGCATGGACCCAGAGGTCTCCGGCTACGACAACATCATCATCCGCGGCCTATTCTTGGGCCAGACCATCAAGCAGATGAAAAACAAAATGGATGAGATCGCCGAGTTCTCTGAACTGGGTGACTACCTCGCCATGCCGCTGCGCACCTACTCCACCGGTATGCGCGTACGCTTGGCGCTCGGCGTGGTTACCTCCATCGAACCGGAAATCCTGCTGCTCGATGAGGGCATCGGCGCAGTCGACGCCGCCTTCATGGCCAAGGCCCGCGTGCGCCTGCAGGAGCTGGTTAAGCGCTCCGGCATCCTCGTTTTTGCTTCCCACTCCAATGACTTCCTGGCCCAGCTGTGCAACACCGCGCTGTGGATTGACCACGGCACCGTCCGCTCTGCCGGCGAGGTCTCTGAGGTCGTGGGTCAATACGAAGGCCCCGAGGTAGGCGAATACGTCAAGGACTTGCGCCGCCGCTTCGACAACGAAGACGACTAAGCCCCAAGCATCTTCTTTAACTCACCGGTTACGCCTTCTACTTCGATGGTGTAGCCGGTGTCGTCGTATAGCCACTGGCATCAATCCGCACAGCAAACGGCGGCCACATCTGTTCTAACTCCATGTCCAAAGCCTATACGCGGCGCCACGGGTGGCAGAATAGAGCCCATGACTGCCACCTTGAACGCCGCCGGTTCGACGGCCGCCGTAATCGTCACCCACCAGCGCGTGGAACTGCTTCGCGCCTCATTGGAGCAGGTAGCGCACCAGACCCACCCTGTGCAGTGGATCATCGTGGTGGACAATGGGGCCGAGACCGCAGTCGAGGAATTGGTCAATGAGATTGCCGGCGACCGCGCCGTCTACGTTCCTTCCCAGACAAACCTGGGCGGCGCGGGTGGCTTCGCCCTTGGCTTCCTCACGGCTCTTTCGTTGGGCGCCGACGCCGTGTGGTGCGCCGATGACGATGGCCGCCCCGCCGATAAAAACGTGCTCGCAGAGCTCTACCGCGTGGCAGAAGCCAACGGCTTGCACGAGGTCTCCCCTGCCGTGTGCAACATCAACGAGCCAGCCCGCCTGGCCTTCCCGCTGCGCCAGGGCCTCGTGTGGCGCCGCTACATGAGCGAGCTCGAGGGAGACTTCCTGCCAGGTATTGCGTCGCTTTTCAACGGCGCACTGATTTCGGCGGAAGCCATGCAGATAATCGGTGTACCGGATTATCGCCTCTTTATCCGTGGCGACGAGGTGGAATACCACCGCCGCCTAGCAGGCTCGGGCCTCAAGTTCGGCACCGCGCTGACCACCAGCTACCTACACCCGGATGGTTCCGACGAGTTCAAGCCGATTCTTGGCGGCAAGATGCACACCCAGTACCCAGACGGCGAGTTCAAGAGGTTCTTTACTTACCGCAACCGCGGCTATCTACTCTGGCAGCGCGGCATGCGCAAGCTCCTGCCCCAAGAATTCGCGCGCTTTGGCTGGTTCTTCCTCGTCCAAAAACGCGATCCACAAGGCTTTGTAGAGTGGCTTCGCCTGCATAACCAGGGCCGCAAGGAAGACTTCCGCCGGCCCTAACTAATCCTCCACCACGAAGGATTTCCGGGTGCGGCGGAAGATTACCCAGCGCTGCACGAAGAAGTTGATGGTGGTGGCCGTGCCCTGCGCAAGAACATACGCCGCGACCAGCGCCAACGTGGATGACCAAGCCAGGTCCTCGTCAAAGAAGTTAAAAGCCCGGCGGTAGATCACCATGTTGACCAAATAAGTCAGGGCGTACGTCGCCGCCACTGCCACAAGGCGGCGTTTGGAGGCTTTGGCGTTGAACGTCCAACGGCGATTGAGCAAGTACGCCACGAGCGTGCCAAAGATAAAGCCAACGGTGCGGGCGCCATCTTTATCAAGCAGCCCCAAGCCCAGCTGCAGAAGCCACGTTAGGCCAGCATCAACGATCGCAGAGATTACGCCCGTAACAACAAACTTGGTTCCCTGCGCCTGCAGGGAATTCGAGCGTGAGAGTTTCTCTGCGCTAGTCACCATTAATCTCCCTTAAAGATGAAGATGCGCTGAATGGCAAAGTTGGTTACCGTAGCCACACCCTGCGCGATGACAAACGCGATGGTGTCTTTGACTGCTCCCTCAAAGCCCATAGAAATCAGCGGCTCGTTGAGCACCCAGTACAGGAAGTTCTGTACCGCAAAGGTCGAGGCATACAACGCCGCCACGGCACCCGCAGTGCGGCCGGAGACCTGCGCGCCGAAAGTCCAACGCGCATTGGCAACGTACGCTGCGATGGTGCCAAAGACCCAACCGATTGCCTTTGCCGCAGAACGGTGCAGGCCAAAATGGGTCAGCAACAAAGTAAGTCCGTAGTCAATTGCCGCTGTGAACACACCCACGAATACGAAACGGAAAAGCTGCGTCGCCAGCGAGGTGCGGCGCACCTCGACGTCGCGGGGCGCCGCGTCAGAAGGATTTTTATCAGTCACGGCTAAAAAGCCTACCTGCGCAGTAGGGCACGGTAAATGTCAAGACGATCCACCGGCGCTAGTGCCTCATCCCCATAGGCGCCCACGCTTGCAAGCACAGAAAGCGAAGCGCTACACAACTCGCGTATTTCCTCACCCGTTAAGAGCTTGCCTTCATCAGAGACCCAACCCAAGGCATCCATCGTGGACTCTGCCACGGAATTGCTAAGCTCCCGCCCGCCCATGCAGGTCAGCGCTAAGACCATGGACCAAAACGAATCCTGGCCTTCTGCGGTAACTTCCCGCGGCAAAGAATCTAAGACCGAAGAAGGCGCGTTTGAATCGCTGCGCTCTAGATCGAGTGCCTGCAGCAGCGGCACGAAATCGAAAAGCTTGCTGCGCTGGATGAGCGCGCGCACCGGCGGGGCCACGATGTTGAGTACTTCATCGATGGTCTCCTGACCAGTTAATTGCGCATTGATGGCGGTAAGATCGAAAGGTTGCGTGAAGGCGCCCGATCCGCCTACACACAATGATTCAGGGGTACCAGAATCGCGCGGGTAAATGTCAACCGCAACCAGGCTAAAGTCCCACAACCCCCAGGCATAGTCCAGCTGCACGCCCTCACGCCACAAAAACTCGGAGACTTGATGCTTGGGATCGATGCGGGCCCCGCGGGCTTCATGGTGTTCAAAGAAGTGCCACGGCGAATCTTCATCGGGGAGCCCGAAGCAGACTTCGAGCACGTGGTGGAGTTGCTCAAAGGTAAGGGCGTCAGAAAACCCGATTTGGCGGTGGACTTCGACGTCCGCGCTCACGTTGGAAACCTGGCAGATGACGGTGAGAGGCTCGCGGCGCAGGGTCACGACAGAGTTGTCACGCTTGGCGCGTGCCGTACTCAAATCTGTGACCCCGAGGCTCATGAGCCCCACCATACGCAAAGTTGCGGGTCAAAGTTGTCGAGGCAAGCGCGTGAAGCTATGCCGCGCGCTTGGCGATGTCGCGTGCTTCCAGCTCGCTCACCACAAAAAGCAGGCCCGCGCCGATGGCCCCCAGAGTGGTCCATGGCTTCTGCACACCGCGCTTGCGCAGGGGCTTGACCATGGCCTGCGCAACCTTGACGTTGATGAAACCACCGGCGATGAGCACCAGTACTACGGCAACAAATGCTGCCCAGGCCTTCACGTCCATCTCTTGTTCTTGTGCCTGCACCGGCTGCTGTTCTTCCTGCTCGCGCTGTGCATTGGTCACCGCAACCAGCGCGCCGAAGCCCAGAAACGAGCCGATATAAGCGGCGACGAGTGCCTTCTTGTTCTTGATCCAATCTGGATAGGAGGTCATAAGGCCCAAAGCCAGCGATTGCGTTATGCGGCCAGCCAGGGTGTCATCGAGTGCGTAGCGGTCGACGCGCTCGGTTTCTTGTGCGGAGTCTTGCTCAGTCATGGGGATTACTTTATGCGGCACTAAGCTAAAGCGCATGTACTCCTCCAAGAAAGAGCACCTCACCCCTGCCCAGCGCGCAGCCCAAGACGAACGCGCTGAAGACGACAAGTACAACGGCCACTTCCTGGCCACCGAGCACACCAATCTCCCGCTCGATGGATTTATGACGCGCCTTATGGCTGAGGAGCTGCCCATCCTCGATTCCACTTCGCGCCGTCGGGTCTATGAGATTCTGCGTTCCTACAAGGGCCCGGAGATTACCTCCCAGGAGCAGCTCCCAGCAGAGATCCGCGAGCTCATGGATCTGTATTAGATCTGGATTAGGACGCCAAATCAACACATTCGGGCCCTGCCGATGCCCGAACATGTTCCAAATATCACTAACGTCACGCACGTCACGTGTCCGTGTTGGTGAGTAGGCTAGGAACGACATATCACGTCGAGTAAAGAGTAAAAGATGGAACTACATACCACCGAAAAGTCCCTGCACGGCTGGGGCCGCACCGCGCCGACGACTGCCCACGTACTGTCCACCGAAGACGTCGAGGTCATCAAGAAGGCCGTCGCCCAGGTTGCAGAAGATAACTCCGACAAACCAGCACACCTGCGCCGCGGCGTCATCGCCCGCGGCATGGGCCGTTCCTACGGTGACCCTGCCCAAAACGGCGGCGGCCTGGTCATCGACATGCAGCCGCTGAACAAGATCCACTCCATCGATCCGGAAACCGCAATCGTCGACGTAGACGGTGGCGTAACCCTGGATCAGCTGATGAAGGCCGCCCTACCATATGGCCTATGGGTCCCGGTTCTGCCAGGCACCCGCCAGGTCACCATCGGCGGCGCAATCGGCCCGGATATCCACGGCAAGAACCACCACTCTGCTGGTTCCTTTGGCAACCACGTCACCTCCATGGAGCTGCTCGTGGCAGACGGCCGCGTACTCCACTTGGAACCTAACGGTTCCAAGGATGATCCAGACGGAGAGCTCTTCTGGGCCACCGTCGGCGGCATGGGCCTGACCGGCATCATCCTGCGCGCGCAGATCCGCATGACCAAGACCGAGACCGCCTACTTCATCGCGGACACTGACCGCACCGAGAACCTGGATGAGACCGTAGCCTTCCACTCGGATGGCTCCGAGCACAACTACACCTACTCCTCTGCTTGGTTCGACGTCATCTCCCCAGAGCCAAAGCTCGGCCGCTCCACCATCTCCCGCGGCAGCCTGGCCACCCTGGCGCAGCTCGAAGAGCTCGCACCAAAGCTGGCGAAGGATCCGCTGAAGTTCAACGCTCCACAGCTGATGACGGTGCCGGATATCTTCCCGAACTTCACCATGAACAAGCTCTCCCTGATGGCCATCGGCGAGGCTTACTACCTCATGGGCGCACCGGCTCGTAACAAGATCAAGAACCTGACGCAGTTCTACCAACCGCTGGATCTCATCGGCGAGTGGAACCGCGGCTACGGTTCCAACGGCTTCCTGCAGTACCAGTTCGTGGTACCGACCGAGGCAGTTGAGCCTTTCAAGGAGATCATCCGTGACATGCAAAAGTCCGGCCACTACTCCGCACTGAACGTGTTCAAGCTCTTCGGCCCAGGCAACAAGGCTCCGCTGTCCTACCCAATGCCGGGTTGGAACGTTTGCGTGGACTTCCCAATCAAGCCGGGTCTCGGTGCTTTCCTCGATGATCTGGACAAGCGCGTCATGGAATTCGGCGGCCGCCTCTACCTGGCCAAGGAGTCCCGCACCTCTGCGGAGAACTTCCACAAGATGTACCCGGGCATGGAGGGCTGGCTTGCCACCCGCAACGCCATCGACCCAACCGGCGTCTTCGCATCCGACATGTCCCGCCGCCTCGAGCTGCGCTAAACGTCCGCACCGAACACAACGCAGAAGATCTTTTAAGGAATAACCCACATGCTCAATGCAGTAGGCCAAGCACAACACATCCTTCTCCTTGGCGGCACCTCCGAAATCGGCCTCGGCATCGTCGAGGAATTCTTGAAGCGTGGCCCGGCCAAGGTCACCCTCGCTGCCCGCGCACAGTCCCCGCGCATCGCCGATGCCACCGCCGCTTTGACCTCCCGCGGTGCTGACGTCGAGGTCATCGACTTTGACGCAACTGACTTCGAGGCCCACCCGGACGTCGTCAAGCAGGCATGGAACCGCGGCGACGTCGACGTTGCCATCGTCGCCTTCGGTACCCTGGGTGACCAGGAAGAACTCTGGCAGGACCAGGCCAAGGCCGTCGCTTCCGCACAGACCAACTTCACCGCCCCGGTCTCCCTGGGCGTGCTGTTGGGCCAGAAGTTCAAGGAGCAGGGCCACGGCACCATCGTCGCCATGTCCTCCGTAGCGGGTATGCGCGTGCGCCGCTCCAACTTTGTCTACGGCGCTTCCAAGGCCGGCGTGGATGGCTTCTTCATCAACCTGGGTGAGGCACTGCGCGGCTCCGGCGCCAACGTCCTCGTGGTTCGTCCTGGCCAGGTGCGCACCAAGATGTCCG
Coding sequences:
- the glfT1 gene encoding galactofuranosyltransferase GlfT1 — encoded protein: MTATLNAAGSTAAVIVTHQRVELLRASLEQVAHQTHPVQWIIVVDNGAETAVEELVNEIAGDRAVYVPSQTNLGGAGGFALGFLTALSLGADAVWCADDDGRPADKNVLAELYRVAEANGLHEVSPAVCNINEPARLAFPLRQGLVWRRYMSELEGDFLPGIASLFNGALISAEAMQIIGVPDYRLFIRGDEVEYHRRLAGSGLKFGTALTTSYLHPDGSDEFKPILGGKMHTQYPDGEFKRFFTYRNRGYLLWQRGMRKLLPQEFARFGWFFLVQKRDPQGFVEWLRLHNQGRKEDFRRP
- a CDS encoding GtrA family protein, which codes for MATQLFRFVFVGVFTAAIDYGLTLLLTHFGLHRSAAKAIGWVFGTIAAYVANARWTFGAQVSGRTAGAVAALYASTFAVQNFLYWVLNEPLISMGFEGAVKDTIAFVIAQGVATVTNFAIQRIFIFKGD
- a CDS encoding FAD-binding oxidoreductase, encoding MELHTTEKSLHGWGRTAPTTAHVLSTEDVEVIKKAVAQVAEDNSDKPAHLRRGVIARGMGRSYGDPAQNGGGLVIDMQPLNKIHSIDPETAIVDVDGGVTLDQLMKAALPYGLWVPVLPGTRQVTIGGAIGPDIHGKNHHSAGSFGNHVTSMELLVADGRVLHLEPNGSKDDPDGELFWATVGGMGLTGIILRAQIRMTKTETAYFIADTDRTENLDETVAFHSDGSEHNYTYSSAWFDVISPEPKLGRSTISRGSLATLAQLEELAPKLAKDPLKFNAPQLMTVPDIFPNFTMNKLSLMAIGEAYYLMGAPARNKIKNLTQFYQPLDLIGEWNRGYGSNGFLQYQFVVPTEAVEPFKEIIRDMQKSGHYSALNVFKLFGPGNKAPLSYPMPGWNVCVDFPIKPGLGAFLDDLDKRVMEFGGRLYLAKESRTSAENFHKMYPGMEGWLATRNAIDPTGVFASDMSRRLELR
- the wzm gene encoding galactan export ABC transporter permease subunit Wzm/RfbD, which produces MTSTPEESAVPASQSMTMKSAFADLIQGAKQRELWFMLGIQDIKQRYRRSVLGPFWITIATGVMAAALGLLYSMLFQIPVAEFLPHVTVGLIMWNFISGAIKEGSTVFIDNEGLIKQLPAPLSVHVYRLVWRQTLFLGHNLIIWLLLILIFPRHLGWEFFLFIPALGLLLVNGVWVAMFFGIVATRYRDIAPLLEALTQLLFYVTPIVWMTNTLKEQGGAVGNRARIAEINPLYHYMEIVRAPMIGEPVAGYHWLIVIACTVVGLLVAGLAMRQWRFRVSYWV
- a CDS encoding GtrA family protein encodes the protein MVTSAEKLSRSNSLQAQGTKFVVTGVISAIVDAGLTWLLQLGLGLLDKDGARTVGFIFGTLVAYLLNRRWTFNAKASKRRLVAVAATYALTYLVNMVIYRRAFNFFDEDLAWSSTLALVAAYVLAQGTATTINFFVQRWVIFRRTRKSFVVED
- the wzt gene encoding galactan export ABC transporter ATP-binding subunit Wzt/RfbE codes for the protein MVSIDTYNACVDFPIFDAKSRSLKKAVLSSAGGAIGQNSDKTVVVEALKDINLHLREGDRVGLVGHNGAGKSTLLRLLSGIYEPTRGTADVRGRVAPVFDLGVGMDPEVSGYDNIIIRGLFLGQTIKQMKNKMDEIAEFSELGDYLAMPLRTYSTGMRVRLALGVVTSIEPEILLLDEGIGAVDAAFMAKARVRLQELVKRSGILVFASHSNDFLAQLCNTALWIDHGTVRSAGEVSEVVGQYEGPEVGEYVKDLRRRFDNEDD
- a CDS encoding decaprenylphospho-beta-D-erythro-pentofuranosid-2-ulose 2-reductase; its protein translation is MLNAVGQAQHILLLGGTSEIGLGIVEEFLKRGPAKVTLAARAQSPRIADATAALTSRGADVEVIDFDATDFEAHPDVVKQAWNRGDVDVAIVAFGTLGDQEELWQDQAKAVASAQTNFTAPVSLGVLLGQKFKEQGHGTIVAMSSVAGMRVRRSNFVYGASKAGVDGFFINLGEALRGSGANVLVVRPGQVRTKMSANAGEAPLTVNVDDVAKATVKAILNGTQSIYVHPLFEYVSLAFKFIPQSIFRKLPF